One Colias croceus chromosome 7, ilColCroc2.1 genomic window carries:
- the LOC123693409 gene encoding uncharacterized protein LOC123693409 isoform X1, which yields MKRKLCATSFSCDDDMEELNAASLSHRKESAVPLTATGDPIFNHPFGYPLAVVLRLRVLQIVCGISKIIMGSVAFIEERQKLNMGLGIPAGSFSVLAAAVSIHTSRGWGMMSSGAMGVATAAVLWIVSICMLLALIVQCFRTILEVPQYNSSDPEESLTSPRDLTIIAIVQIALASATLISALVCARIDLSA from the exons ATGAAGCGTAAACTATGTGCAACGTCTTTCAGTTGTGACGACGATATGGAAGAATTAAATGca GCCTCGCTCTCCCACCGTAAGGAATCTGCAGTGCCGTTGACCGCTACAGGCGACCCGATCTTCAACCATCCTTTTGGCTATCCCTTGGCTGTGGTACTAAGACTACGGGTGTTACAG ATTGTGTGCGGTATATCAAAAATCATAATGGGCAGTGTGGCGTTTATAGAAGAGCGTCAAAAGCTAAACATGGGTCTTGGCATACCGGCTGGCAGTTTCAGTGTTTTGGCAGCGg cGGTGTCGATTCATACGTCACGAGGTTGGGGTATGATGTCGAGCGGCGCGATGGGCGTAGCGACAGCTGCAGTACTGTGGATTGTATCTATATGTATGCTCCTGGCGCTGATAGTACAATGCTTCAGGACTATCTTGGAAGTTCCACAGTACAACAG CAGCGACCCTGAAGAGAGCTTAACATCACCACGCGACCTGACTATCATAGCGATCGTGCAAATCGCTCTCGCGTCCGCTACACTAATAAGCGCGCTGGTGTGCGCCCGTATAGACCTCAGCGCCTGA
- the LOC123693408 gene encoding dynein axonemal intermediate chain 3: protein MSTQQPLPRRKRFIPKYDVEGVHKIVIGEETQNQIELVIGTHVNAQFPWKSVNKAKVMETIDLGGELSEFFQLKGLLEAYPGEEILMGYIVDESKDVDEFYVCCTNEAKEHCKQQSDRFIRRQEKKLEKAVQKKPRPWKCLGSDKELKELIPINQRPLMEIEIRAKFPKENDPKTLQVRDTNSSRDGYIELTPYRQKFNSVFRRRVDCATQAAPPMIHSHAQTLLKYPQNMWTQSIADALGKVDDTDAGGDTGNANENDEAGANKIGSSDEDEEDEKGTSDEVGLLAYKNALLRMRRPSYIKMINSFMESRKNEVNSIVELNTVMDMYCNDYPNLVSEQTVDIYDTMTFEEYVCFTDVRAKDKYISCAVFHPMWSGIVAICYADGSPTVMKTVSSRADPIQRAVYGINPVLIWTHIDSLLPKLYLEAPREVKILSFCPFNENILIGGCVNGQIIIWDISNKLENVEKIEVLSEKREKYRIAMKAHMDWMKNVQDNAVVQPTVLSNLVTSHYGPITSINWLSPNFTVTPQGKMVLNRPQKKSLMFFTGSDDGVILIWNLSVENVTQFEGKKVKKSKRVLQRPLGLLVDESEFKVLDRVLQPCYKLKLGAAGEVSSLPLQSFAMNAPIIKYIYTPRNTGSGRKYFKSEIVRQCDADINTILYCGSQHGELVQITWEGHEFNTGEVVNSEYAEFKFSCCIHDGIVASSQKNPFITHVTLTVGGKILAIWSDKLMGKPLTWKKRPYRLTAGVWSLYKPSLFFITTSEGDLEVWDLLLRSDQPIAIQTLSGNMLTGLSLHTLPLAKNMIGVSDVNGSFRLFLDPPIFMIENPTYIGRMEATIIRELKVMQSFMEWQDEWMRNNPQILLEMKRKEGDLLALKEEEKRKQREEEEKKLEEEAEARRQEKMKVVGPEERWQKIIQKLIERTIAVKKRINRAELIEHEKPLRELEAQRLEKERRMLEIMKNQKTIFNDTVAILFPEAIKKEEKVKKSLLPGKKSTLKETYLQEYSSLKNSALNTVRDNPFKVAFSWEATLAEGTERRQALNAHEDFIKLHKCRIVEEGTNYSPPTVETKVVQEIVEDEEIQGDL from the coding sequence ATGTCTACACAGCAACCATTGCCCCGCAGAAAAAGATTTATACCTAAATATGATGTTGAAGGAGTACATAAGATTGTTATTGGAGAAGAAACGCAGAATCAAATAGAACTTGTAATCGGTACCCATGTTAATGCTCAATTTCCTTGGAAATCTGTTAATAAGGCCAAGGTTATGGAAACAATTGATTTAGGAGGCGAGTTATCagaattttttcaattaaaaggATTGCTAGAAGCTTACCCAGGTGAAGAGATCTTGATGGGATATATTGTAGATGAATCCAAAGATGTCGATgagttttatgtttgttgtacTAATGAAGCTAAAGAGCATTGCAAACAGCAGTCTGATCGATTTATTAGAAGGCAAGAAAAGAAACTGGAAAAAGCCGTGCAGAAAAAACCGAGGCCGTGGAAATGTCTGGGTAGCGATAAAGAACTTAAAGAACTTATACCCATAAATCAAAGACCATTAATGGAGATAGAAATACGTGCTAAATTTCCTAAAGAAAATGACCCAAAGACTCTTCAGGTTAGGGATACAAATTCAAGTCGGGATGGATATATAGAATTAACACCATATAGACAAAAGTTTAACAGTGTTTTTCGTCGAAGAGTAGATTGTGCAACACAAGCAGCTCCACCCATGATTCACAGCCATGCTCAAACTTTGTTAAAATATCCACAAAATATGTGGACACAATCAATAGCAGATGCTTTAGGCAAAGTCGATGACACTGATGCGGGAGGCGATACTGGGAATGCCAATGAAAATGATGAAGCTGGTGCTAATAAGATTGGTAGCTCTGATGAAGATGAGGAAGATGAAAAGGGAACTTCAGATGAGGTAGGGTTATTAGCTTACAAAAATGCTTTGTTACGTATGAGGCGTCCATCTTATATCAAAATGATTAATAGCTTTATGGAATCGCGGAAGAATGAAGTTAACTCCATTGTAGAACTGAACACAGTAATGGATATGTATTGTAATGATTATCCTAATTTAGTTTCTGAGCAAACAGTCGATATTTATGATACTATGACTTTTGAAGAATATGTTTGTTTCACCGACGTAAGAGCGAAAGATAAGTATATTTCATGTGCAGTTTTTCATCCAATGTGGTCGGGTATAGTCGCTATATGCTATGCAGATGGATCACCAACAGTTATGAAAACTGTAAGTAGTCGAGCTGATCCTATTCAAAGAGCGGTATATGGTATAAATCCTGTATTAATTTGGACCCACATTGATAGTTTATTGCCTAAATTATATCTTGAGGCTCCTCGAGaagtaaaaattctttcgtttTGTccttttaatgaaaatattttaattggtgGTTGCGTTAACGGGCAAATAATTATATGGgatatatcaaataaattagaaaatgTTGAGAAAATCGAGGTCCTGAGTGAGAAAAGAGAAAAATATAGAATCGCAATGAAGGCTCATATGGATTGGATGAAAAATGTCCAGGATAATGCTGTAGTTCAACCAACAGTTCTGAGCAACCTCGTAACAAGTCACTATGGTCCCATTACATCAATAAATTGGCTCTCACCTAATTTTACTGTTACTCCTCAAGGCAAAATGGTTTTAAATCGCCCACAAAAGAAGTCTTTGATGTTTTTTACCGGTTCAGATGATGGTGTTATCCTTATATGGAATTTGTCGGTAGAAAATGTAACCCAATTTGAAGGAAAAAAAGTTAAGAAGTCAAAAAGAGTGCTACAAAGACCCTTGGGTTTACTAGTCGATGAATCagaatttaaagttttagaTAGAGTTTTACAGCcatgttataaattaaaacttggcGCTGCGGGGGAAGTTTCTTCTTTACCTTTACAAAGCTTTGCCATGAATGCACCAATTATAAAGTACATATACACGCCAAGGAATACGGGATCaggaagaaaatattttaaatcagaAATTGTGCGACAATGTGATGCTGATATAAATACAATCCTTTATTGTGGTTCTCAACATGGTGAACTAGTTCAAATTACTTGGGAAGGACATGAGTTCAATACCGGAGAAGTTGTGAATTCAGAATATGcagaatttaaatttagttgCTGCATACATGATGGAATTGTTGCCTCATCTCAAAAAAATCCTTTTATAACTCATGTAACTTTGACTGTTGGTGGTAAAATATTAGCAATTTGGTCTGATAAATTAATGGGGAAACCATTAACTTGGAAAAAGCGCCCGTACCGATTAACCGCTGGTGTTTGGTCTTTATATAAGCctagtttatttttcattacgaCATCTGAAGGTGATTTAGAAGTATgggatttattattaagaagTGATCAACCCATTGCAATACAAACATTATCCGGAAATATGTTGACCGGTCTTAGCTTACATACATTACCCTTAGCTAAAAATATGATTGGTGTGAGCGACGTTAACGGATCTTTTAGGTTATTCTTAGATCCACCGATATTCATGATAGAAAATCCAACCTATATTGGTCGCATGGAGGCAACAATTATTCGCGAACTAAAGGTAATGCAGTCATTCATGGAATGGCAAGATGAGTGGATGCGCAATAACCCCCAAATATTATTAGAGATGAAGAGAAAAGAAGGAGATCTTCTTGCTCTGAAAGAGGAGGAAAAACGTAAAcaaagagaagaagaagagaAGAAATTAGAGGAAGAAGCAGAAGCAAGAAGGCAGGAAAAAATGAAAGTAGTTGGCCCAGAGGAAAGGTGGCAGAAAATTATACAGAAATTGATCGAACGAACTATCGCAGtcaaaaaaagaatcaataGGGCCGAATTGATTGAGCATGAAAAACCATTAAGAGAATTAGAAGCACAACGGTTAGAAAAAGAAAGGAGAATGTTAGAGATAatgaaaaatcaaaaaacaatttttaacgATACCGTTGCTATACTATTCCCTGAAGCAATTAAGAAAGAGGAAAAGGTAAAAAAGAGTCTTTTGCCAGGAAAAAAGAGCACTTTAAAAGAAACATATTTGCAAGAATATTCTTCGTTAAAGAATAGTGCGCTTAATACTGTCCGTGATAATCCTTTTAAAGTAGCATTTTCATGGGAAGCAACATTAGCTGAAGGAACAGAAAGAAGACAAGCGCTTAACGCACATGAAGATTTCATAAAGCTTCATAAATGTAGAATAGTTGAAGAAGGGACAAATTATTCTCCTCCAACCGTAGAAACAAAAGTAGTCCAGGAGATAGTTGAAGATGAAGAGATCCAAGGGGACTTATAG
- the LOC123693409 gene encoding uncharacterized protein LOC123693409 isoform X2 yields MKRKLCATSFSCDDDMEELNAASLSHRKESAVPLTATGDPIFNHPFGYPLAVVLRLRVLQIVCGISKIIMGSVAFIEERQKLNMGLGIPAGSFSVLAAAVSIHTSRGWGMMSSGAMGVATAAVLWIVSICMLLALIVQCFRTILEVPQYNSDPEESLTSPRDLTIIAIVQIALASATLISALVCARIDLSA; encoded by the exons ATGAAGCGTAAACTATGTGCAACGTCTTTCAGTTGTGACGACGATATGGAAGAATTAAATGca GCCTCGCTCTCCCACCGTAAGGAATCTGCAGTGCCGTTGACCGCTACAGGCGACCCGATCTTCAACCATCCTTTTGGCTATCCCTTGGCTGTGGTACTAAGACTACGGGTGTTACAG ATTGTGTGCGGTATATCAAAAATCATAATGGGCAGTGTGGCGTTTATAGAAGAGCGTCAAAAGCTAAACATGGGTCTTGGCATACCGGCTGGCAGTTTCAGTGTTTTGGCAGCGg cGGTGTCGATTCATACGTCACGAGGTTGGGGTATGATGTCGAGCGGCGCGATGGGCGTAGCGACAGCTGCAGTACTGTGGATTGTATCTATATGTATGCTCCTGGCGCTGATAGTACAATGCTTCAGGACTATCTTGGAAGTTCCACAGTACAACAG CGACCCTGAAGAGAGCTTAACATCACCACGCGACCTGACTATCATAGCGATCGTGCAAATCGCTCTCGCGTCCGCTACACTAATAAGCGCGCTGGTGTGCGCCCGTATAGACCTCAGCGCCTGA